A genome region from Danio aesculapii chromosome 2, fDanAes4.1, whole genome shotgun sequence includes the following:
- the ptx3b gene encoding pentraxin-related protein PTX3, which produces MQRETNVHRMYAPGAVLALCLPCFLTGIVFSYEYGEDYSDSYYNEISNGDRVQSEGTQIPCPPLDLSRWDKLFIMLEDSQMKQNILHQQTEDMVKKEIDFIRKDLHKLNNNKACVQASENTCKCISEQMNRNLKQVMEQLREAADSHQAQNNETLQQLIQLSRHQASRLTKLELGAGLGQVAVKSFSVYPKEQEASSADGGKLERALTAATADLQRVHAQLALFQRATVHRYLPSGCEMALLFPMRSKHIFAEVTPSMSMSLQTFTLCLWAKVTQSLKKTVLFSYGTKINPQELQLLLAGRSLLLKVSGDTGLVEAPGVVTDGQWGHFCATWSSKQGLADLWVNGESVARVSGVAEGHELPSDGFILLGQESSRSGIYRDLDSTVVFTGKMTGVNMWDHVLEAERIKEYANQDGSCDSRGNVIGWGISEIIPHGGAQYIN; this is translated from the exons ATGCAGAGAGAGACTAACGTACACAGAATGTATGCGCCCGGGGCCGTGCTGGCCCTCTGCCTGCCCTGCTTTTTAACTGGGATCGTGTTCAGTTATGAATATGGAGAGGATTACTCTGATTCCTACTATAATGAAATCTCCAATGGTGACCGCGTGCAAT CAGAAGGCACTCAGATCCCCTGTCCACCCCTGGACCTCTCCCGCTGGGACAAACTCTTCATTATGCTGGAAGACTCTCAGATGAAACAAAACATTCTCCATCAGCAGActgaagacatggtcaagaaagagataGACTTCATACGGAAGGATCTCCACAAGCTTAACAATAACAAAGCGTGTGTCCAAGCTTCAGAAAACACCTGCAAATGCATAAGCGAACAGATGAACCGCAATCTGAAGCAAGTTATGGAGCAGCTCAGAGAGGCTGCAGACTCACATCAAGCCCAAAACAATGAGACGCTGCAGCAGCTCATTCAGCTGAGCAGACATCAGGCTTCCCGTCTCACCAAACTGGAGTTAGGAGCAGGACTGGGGCAGGTGGCGGTAAAGTCTTTTTCTGTTTATCCAAAAGAACAAGAAGCGAGCAGTGCAGACGGTGGGAAGCTGGAGAGAGCACTAACGGCCGCCACCGCTGATCTCCAAAGGGTGCATGCCCAACTGGCCCTTTTCCAGAGAGCAACAGTACACCGCTATCTGCCCTCAG GGTGTGAAATGGCTTTATTATTTCCAATGCGCTCCAAGCACATCTTCGCAGAAGTAACACCCTCCATGTCCATGTCTCTACAAACATTCACCCTCTGTCTGTGGGCCAAAGTGACTCAGTCTCTTAAGAAAACAGTTCTTTTTTCTTACGGAACCAAGATAAACCCTCAAGAGCTCCAGCTACTTCTGGCAGGTCGCTCACTGCTTCTCAAGGTAAGCGGTGACACTGGTCTAGTGGAAGCTCCTGGTGTAGTAACAGATGGGCAGTGGGGACACTTTTGCGCCACTTGGAGCTCAAAACAGGGTCTGGCCGATTTGTGGGTGAATGGAGAAAGTGTTGCCAGAGTGTCTGGAGTAGCAGAAGGCCACGAACTGCCCAGTGATGGCTTCATTTTGCTTGGGCAGGAGAGCAGCCGGTCGGGAATTTACAGAGATCTGGACTCAACAGTGGTCTTCACTGGGAAAATGACAGGGGTGAACATGTGGGACCACGTGCTGGAGGCAGAGAGGATTAAAGAGTACGCAAATCAGGACGGGTCTTGTGATAGCAGAGGGAATGTGATTGGATGGGGCATTTCAGAGATCATTCCACATGGTGGAGCTCAATATATCAACTGA